A window from Staphylococcus succinus encodes these proteins:
- a CDS encoding FadR/GntR family transcriptional regulator — protein MKISNKKIYEQVADIILESIKSGEYKVGDKLPSIQKLAQTYGVSVASIREALNALRTIGVIELKQGYGTFIKQIEPKFFELGDKFNSVVQIKELLELREIVESSTVEKAAINRSEEDLKRLEEALNEMGEAVTDGTSGEKADLRFHLLIAKAAQNSLLVELLNNISGLMKDSMEETRKIFIYSAQKTMHRLHEEHVAIYNAILEQDSKRAVKAMQSHLLEVKVTILANFKEQ, from the coding sequence ATGAAAATTTCAAACAAAAAAATTTATGAACAAGTTGCAGATATTATATTAGAAAGTATTAAGTCAGGTGAGTACAAGGTAGGAGATAAATTACCTTCTATTCAAAAGTTAGCTCAGACTTATGGGGTAAGCGTGGCATCGATTAGGGAGGCGTTGAATGCGCTACGAACAATAGGGGTTATTGAGTTAAAGCAAGGATATGGAACGTTTATCAAACAAATTGAACCTAAATTCTTTGAATTAGGTGATAAATTTAATTCCGTAGTACAAATTAAAGAACTACTAGAGTTAAGAGAAATTGTAGAAAGTTCTACAGTTGAAAAGGCTGCCATAAATCGAAGTGAAGAGGATTTAAAGAGGCTGGAAGAAGCATTAAATGAAATGGGAGAGGCTGTCACAGATGGGACTTCAGGTGAAAAGGCAGACTTAAGGTTTCATTTATTAATTGCTAAAGCAGCGCAAAATTCCCTATTAGTTGAATTGTTAAATAATATTTCAGGACTGATGAAAGATTCTATGGAAGAAACACGTAAAATATTTATCTATAGTGCTCAAAAAACAATGCATAGATTACATGAAGAACATGTAGCTATTTATAATGCTATTCTTGAGCAAGATAGTAAACGTGCTGTTAAGGCTATGCAATCTCATTTGCTAGAAGTCAAAGTAACAATTTTAGCAAATTTTAAAGAGCAGTAA
- a CDS encoding type I phosphomannose isomerase catalytic subunit, whose product MALFLKPIFHEKIWGGSRLKSFGYNIPSDNIGEVWGISAHPNGSCEILNGPYQGQTLDQVWNEHRELFGDFPSKDFPLMTKIVDAKKALSVHVHPDDAYAYENEAGQYGKSECWYIVDAEKDAEIIYGLNIDTKENAIDKLNEAQYESSMFNKVKVKPGEFYFIPAGTIHSIGAGILVYETMQSSDVTYRVYDYNRENEAGHTRPLSQSKAKDVIEVSNESINISTDTEIVENHKRIQLVSNDFFTMVKWEISGTLNYMKPREFVLVSVLKGQGQVIVDGEVYTLNKGQNFILTSEDLDTIFEGDYELIVSYL is encoded by the coding sequence ATGGCGTTATTTTTGAAGCCAATATTTCATGAAAAAATATGGGGTGGTAGCAGACTTAAATCGTTTGGCTATAATATCCCTAGTGACAATATCGGAGAAGTGTGGGGCATATCCGCACATCCCAACGGTAGCTGTGAAATATTAAATGGACCATATCAAGGGCAAACTTTAGATCAAGTGTGGAATGAACATAGAGAATTATTTGGAGATTTTCCGAGTAAGGATTTTCCTTTAATGACTAAAATAGTAGACGCTAAGAAAGCATTATCAGTTCATGTACATCCTGATGATGCATATGCTTATGAAAATGAAGCAGGGCAATATGGTAAATCAGAGTGTTGGTACATCGTGGATGCTGAAAAAGACGCTGAAATTATATACGGTCTTAATATAGATACTAAAGAAAATGCAATAGATAAACTAAATGAAGCACAATATGAATCATCAATGTTTAATAAAGTTAAAGTTAAGCCAGGAGAGTTTTATTTCATTCCTGCAGGGACGATTCATTCGATTGGTGCTGGTATACTAGTATATGAAACAATGCAATCTTCGGATGTAACATACAGAGTATATGACTATAATCGAGAAAATGAAGCGGGTCATACACGTCCCTTAAGCCAAAGCAAAGCAAAAGATGTGATTGAAGTCTCTAATGAAAGCATCAATATATCAACCGATACAGAAATTGTTGAAAATCATAAACGGATACAGTTAGTATCTAATGATTTTTTTACTATGGTGAAATGGGAAATTTCAGGTACATTAAATTATATGAAACCGAGAGAGTTTGTGTTAGTTTCAGTACTGAAAGGACAAGGTCAAGTTATAGTAGATGGTGAAGTTTATACATTGAATAAAGGCCAAAATTTTATTTTAACTTCAGAAGATTTAGATACAATTTTTGAAGGTGATTATGAATTGATAGTAAGTTACTTATAG
- a CDS encoding YeiH family protein, with protein MNKTRGIIMTLVIAMVATILGSKFPVVGSAIFAIVIGIIINNLFVIPKKYEAGIQFSSKKILHYSIVVLGFTLSFHSIGAIGWKSLPIIIITLGAAFLTVYLLMKWLRTSENLSILIAVGTSICGGSAIAATSPVIKAKESEVALAIATIFLFNLIAVFIFPPLGHVLNMGEVAFGYFGGTAINDTSSVIAATSNYGNTALETGAITKLTRTLMIIPVVLFFTYRTIRQARSEQSKIAVKNVFPWFIMWFVVASLISTILNFSPTIINIFHQLSLFLITMAMGGIGLTVQFRQFRQAGFKPLFIGLITWIVVIVTSLLTMKLINLL; from the coding sequence GTGAATAAGACTAGAGGAATTATCATGACCTTAGTAATCGCAATGGTTGCAACAATATTAGGGAGTAAATTTCCAGTAGTAGGTAGTGCAATTTTTGCGATTGTTATAGGTATCATTATTAATAATTTGTTTGTGATCCCTAAAAAATATGAAGCGGGCATCCAATTCAGTAGTAAAAAAATCTTGCATTATAGCATTGTAGTATTAGGATTTACATTGAGTTTTCACTCTATAGGGGCGATAGGATGGAAGTCACTTCCAATTATAATTATCACATTAGGCGCAGCATTTCTTACCGTTTATTTATTGATGAAATGGTTGAGGACTAGTGAGAATTTAAGTATTTTAATAGCTGTAGGAACATCTATTTGTGGTGGTTCAGCTATTGCAGCAACAAGTCCTGTAATTAAAGCTAAAGAAAGTGAAGTTGCTTTGGCGATTGCCACAATTTTTTTATTCAACTTAATTGCAGTGTTCATTTTTCCGCCGTTAGGACATGTTCTAAATATGGGGGAAGTAGCATTTGGATATTTTGGAGGCACGGCTATTAATGATACTTCAAGCGTAATAGCAGCGACTTCAAACTATGGTAATACAGCATTAGAAACTGGTGCAATTACAAAATTAACGAGAACTTTAATGATAATACCAGTTGTATTATTCTTTACATACAGAACTATTCGTCAAGCACGATCAGAACAGTCTAAGATAGCAGTGAAAAATGTATTTCCTTGGTTCATAATGTGGTTTGTAGTAGCATCACTGATTAGTACAATTTTAAACTTTTCCCCTACAATAATTAATATTTTTCATCAACTTTCCTTGTTTTTAATTACTATGGCAATGGGCGGCATTGGATTAACAGTTCAATTTAGACAGTTTAGACAAGCCGGTTTTAAACCGCTATTTATAGGTTTAATCACGTGGATTGTAGTTATTGTAACAAGCTTACTTACTATGAAATTAATAAACTTATTGTAA
- a CDS encoding EVE domain-containing protein — translation MAEEISYFWLNCGYNRWNHNESLVGQETLFESGAQFNPSQGFRSFKQAKVGDRVIFYQVQMDTGLLGCGEITSVQTGAQNKIRVQFQLQEELKPLTTDYLKRSEQLEFRIRNMKETLFNEISQDEFDLIVRLGKGEAKIPRYFFIAEEVEFEPKSYNTIYTHTYNGIKRNGYHFYTQLEIGDQIIFYNKKRDQSVIGVGEVSRHIHEKAPIPGRTNSTAIEVYFEQEIDPVSLGTLNKHPKLKNLYYLQENAKQAIASMSQTQFEAILEMSENDGLKSQFEAVKSDNIIDKPDEDIKPFILLLVDKGEGLKAAEDLLQKANANPVIIAGHPDFTENMLYGKYLPNEAGALYYREGFITSLMPRKDKSHLVIDNFNRIDPDIFQTYINVLEGYEMTLPRYNKEGNMIKWSRKKDSFYHFNPNWHIVGITYDDLNEIKRKYTEQFLKYARIVKVNQDV, via the coding sequence ATGGCAGAGGAAATAAGTTATTTTTGGTTGAATTGCGGATATAATCGCTGGAATCATAACGAATCTTTAGTTGGGCAAGAGACATTATTTGAATCAGGTGCACAATTTAATCCTTCACAAGGTTTCAGATCTTTCAAACAAGCTAAAGTGGGAGATCGTGTTATCTTTTATCAAGTCCAAATGGATACTGGTTTATTAGGGTGTGGTGAAATTACCAGCGTACAAACGGGTGCTCAAAATAAAATTCGTGTGCAATTTCAATTACAAGAGGAACTTAAACCATTAACAACAGACTATTTAAAACGAAGTGAACAATTAGAGTTTAGAATAAGAAATATGAAAGAAACATTATTTAATGAAATATCACAGGACGAATTTGATTTAATTGTCCGTTTAGGTAAAGGTGAGGCTAAGATACCTAGGTATTTCTTCATAGCTGAAGAAGTAGAATTTGAGCCGAAATCTTATAATACGATATATACACATACTTATAATGGCATAAAACGTAATGGGTACCATTTTTATACTCAACTTGAAATTGGTGACCAAATCATTTTTTATAATAAAAAGCGGGACCAATCTGTAATTGGCGTTGGTGAAGTAAGCCGACATATACATGAAAAAGCCCCAATTCCGGGTAGAACAAACAGCACAGCTATCGAAGTGTATTTTGAACAAGAAATTGATCCCGTATCATTAGGGACATTAAATAAACATCCAAAATTAAAAAATTTATATTACTTGCAAGAGAATGCCAAGCAAGCAATAGCGAGTATGTCACAAACTCAATTTGAAGCAATACTTGAAATGAGTGAAAATGATGGATTGAAATCTCAATTTGAGGCTGTTAAGAGTGATAATATCATTGATAAACCTGACGAAGATATCAAACCATTTATATTACTTTTGGTAGATAAAGGTGAGGGCTTAAAAGCTGCTGAAGATTTATTGCAAAAAGCAAATGCCAATCCAGTTATTATTGCGGGACACCCGGATTTCACTGAGAACATGCTTTATGGTAAATATTTACCTAATGAAGCTGGCGCACTGTATTACAGAGAAGGATTTATTACAAGTCTAATGCCACGCAAAGATAAAAGCCATTTAGTTATAGATAATTTTAACCGCATTGATCCAGATATATTCCAAACGTACATTAACGTTTTAGAAGGTTACGAAATGACTTTACCACGTTATAATAAAGAAGGTAATATGATTAAATGGTCAAGGAAAAAGGATTCATTCTATCACTTTAATCCTAATTGGCATATTGTAGGTATTACTTATGATGATTTGAATGAAATTAAACGTAAGTATACAGAACAATTTTTAAAATATGCGCGAATTGTAAAAGTGAATCAAGACGTATAG
- a CDS encoding thiol-disulfide oxidoreductase DCC family protein, producing the protein MPIIYYDGTCVYCYNYAIWLIKNGLSSRYQFAQLQGETAQNLLENYPEARQYNSVILQEGDHLQYKSDAIATLIMSLTTYKWLGILLKLTPKILRDLGYNLFADNRNRMWKTHWHKPNEYEKTFFID; encoded by the coding sequence ATGCCAATTATTTATTATGATGGTACTTGTGTTTATTGCTATAATTATGCGATTTGGCTCATCAAAAATGGGCTATCAAGTCGTTATCAATTTGCACAATTACAAGGTGAAACAGCACAAAACTTGTTAGAAAATTATCCAGAAGCACGTCAATATAATAGTGTGATATTACAAGAAGGAGATCATTTACAATATAAGTCAGATGCGATTGCTACTTTAATTATGTCACTGACAACTTATAAATGGCTAGGTATATTACTAAAATTGACGCCTAAAATTTTAAGAGATTTAGGATATAATTTATTTGCAGATAATAGAAATAGAATGTGGAAAACACATTGGCATAAGCCTAATGAATATGAAAAAACATTTTTTATTGACTGA
- the rbsK gene encoding ribokinase has product MGNIIVVGSASIDLVVKTNMIPKAGETVMGDTFFTTPGGKGANQAVAAARLSDNVYMIGAVGEDEYGKQIIRNLEQNNVNTDYIDIIENEASGTAHITLFEDDNRIIVVPAANSYVTADKVLPKLEHFNAGDIIVMQHEIPEETIAAVVSFAEKHDMKVILNPAPYRKLDHDIIEKVTWVTPNESESELLFENQVDKALTNYPNKLIVTKGASGAVFYSDSQRLVAGYKKEVIDTTGAGDTFNGALAVALIENKTLDDAVAFANLAGSYAITGLGAQSAMPYRKDLD; this is encoded by the coding sequence ATGGGAAATATTATTGTAGTCGGCAGTGCGTCCATAGACTTAGTAGTGAAAACAAACATGATACCTAAAGCGGGTGAAACGGTGATGGGAGATACATTTTTTACTACACCTGGTGGAAAAGGGGCTAACCAAGCTGTAGCAGCAGCACGTTTAAGTGATAACGTATATATGATTGGTGCAGTAGGTGAAGATGAATATGGAAAACAGATTATTCGAAACTTAGAACAAAACAATGTAAATACAGATTATATAGATATAATAGAAAATGAAGCATCTGGGACAGCTCATATTACATTATTTGAAGATGATAACCGTATTATAGTTGTACCGGCTGCTAACAGTTATGTTACAGCTGATAAAGTATTACCTAAGTTAGAGCATTTTAATGCTGGAGATATTATCGTCATGCAACATGAGATACCTGAAGAAACAATAGCAGCGGTAGTTAGTTTTGCAGAGAAACATGATATGAAAGTCATATTAAATCCTGCACCTTATCGTAAGCTTGATCATGACATTATAGAAAAAGTGACTTGGGTTACGCCAAATGAATCAGAAAGTGAATTATTATTTGAAAATCAGGTGGATAAAGCATTAACAAATTATCCTAATAAATTGATAGTCACAAAAGGCGCATCAGGAGCGGTTTTCTATAGCGATTCTCAACGGCTTGTAGCAGGTTATAAGAAAGAAGTCATTGATACTACTGGGGCTGGAGATACATTTAACGGTGCATTGGCAGTGGCACTAATTGAAAATAAAACACTTGATGATGCAGTTGCATTTGCAAATTTAGCGGGCAGTTATGCTATAACAGGATTAGGTGCGCAAAGCGCTATGCCATACAGAAAAGACTTAGATTAA
- a CDS encoding Dps family protein — MAKNEDVVVVLNQQVANWTVAFTKLHNFHWYVKGPNFFSLHTKFEELYDEASQYIDDLAERILAAGGNPVATLKESLELSIIKEAGKGYKAEEMVEELSKDFTNVSKQLEEAIEVASNANDDVTEDMFIGMRTNIDKHNWMLKSYLGQ; from the coding sequence ATGGCAAAAAATGAAGACGTAGTAGTAGTATTAAATCAACAAGTAGCAAACTGGACAGTAGCGTTCACCAAATTACACAATTTTCATTGGTATGTTAAAGGGCCAAATTTCTTCTCTTTACACACAAAATTTGAAGAGTTATATGATGAAGCAAGCCAATATATAGATGATTTAGCTGAACGTATTTTAGCAGCAGGAGGCAATCCTGTAGCAACTTTAAAAGAAAGTTTAGAACTTTCAATTATTAAAGAAGCTGGCAAAGGTTATAAAGCTGAAGAAATGGTAGAAGAATTATCTAAAGATTTCACAAATGTTTCAAAACAATTAGAAGAAGCAATAGAAGTAGCTTCAAATGCTAATGATGATGTAACAGAAGACATGTTTATCGGTATGCGTACTAATATTGATAAACATAATTGGATGTTAAAATCTTATTTAGGACAATAA
- the deoD gene encoding purine-nucleoside phosphorylase yields the protein MTKGTPHIQPNGTKIAKTVLMPGDPLRAKYIADNYLENVEQFNEVRNMFGYTGTYKGKEISVMGSGMGIPSIGIYSYELYNFFDVDTIIRIGSCGALQDNVNLYDIIIAQGASTNSSYVDQYNIPGHFAPLADFDLILKAKQKADDIGATTHVGNILSSDTFYNADETFNERWQRMGILGIEMESAALYLNATYANKKALGVFTVSDHILRNEATTAEERQNSFTQMMEIALEMAE from the coding sequence ATGACAAAAGGTACACCTCATATTCAACCTAACGGGACTAAAATTGCAAAGACTGTATTGATGCCGGGAGATCCACTTCGTGCAAAATACATAGCCGATAATTATTTAGAAAATGTTGAACAATTTAATGAAGTAAGAAATATGTTTGGTTATACTGGCACATATAAAGGTAAAGAAATTTCAGTTATGGGCTCTGGCATGGGTATACCAAGTATTGGTATTTACTCTTATGAGTTATACAATTTCTTTGATGTTGATACTATTATCCGTATCGGATCTTGTGGTGCATTACAAGACAATGTTAATCTTTACGATATTATTATAGCGCAAGGTGCTTCTACGAACTCTAGTTATGTAGATCAATATAATATCCCTGGCCACTTTGCTCCTTTAGCTGATTTTGACTTAATCTTGAAAGCTAAACAAAAGGCTGATGACATTGGTGCAACTACACATGTAGGTAATATTTTATCTTCTGATACTTTCTATAATGCAGATGAGACATTTAATGAAAGATGGCAACGCATGGGTATATTAGGAATAGAAATGGAATCTGCTGCTTTATACTTAAATGCTACGTATGCTAACAAAAAAGCGTTAGGTGTATTTACTGTTAGTGATCATATTTTGCGTAATGAAGCAACTACTGCAGAAGAACGTCAAAATTCGTTTACTCAAATGATGGAAATCGCACTTGAAATGGCTGAATAA
- the deoC gene encoding deoxyribose-phosphate aldolase, which produces MNYAKYIDHTLLKPEATRVQIDKIIEEAKDFNFKSICINPTHVKYAAELLGNSDVLVCTVIGFPLGATTTKSKVFEAEDAINNGASEVDMVINIGALKDGRYEEVQKDIEGVVAAANGKTVKVIIETCLLTDDEKVKACELSKAAGADFVKTSTGFAGGGATPQDVKLMKDTVGDALEVKASGGVRNLEDFNNMIEAGATRIGASAGVQIIQGLESDSDY; this is translated from the coding sequence ATGAATTACGCAAAGTATATAGATCATACACTACTTAAGCCTGAAGCAACAAGAGTGCAAATTGATAAAATTATTGAAGAGGCAAAAGATTTTAATTTTAAATCTATTTGTATTAACCCTACACATGTGAAGTATGCAGCTGAGTTGTTAGGCAATTCAGATGTTTTAGTATGTACAGTGATAGGTTTTCCATTAGGTGCAACAACTACAAAATCAAAAGTATTTGAAGCAGAAGATGCTATAAATAATGGCGCATCAGAAGTAGATATGGTTATCAATATTGGTGCTTTAAAAGATGGACGTTATGAAGAAGTTCAAAAAGATATCGAAGGTGTAGTAGCTGCTGCTAATGGTAAGACGGTAAAAGTTATTATCGAAACATGTTTATTAACAGATGATGAGAAGGTAAAAGCTTGTGAATTGAGTAAAGCAGCAGGTGCTGATTTCGTTAAAACATCGACTGGTTTCGCAGGCGGCGGAGCTACTCCACAAGATGTTAAATTAATGAAAGATACTGTTGGTGATGCTTTAGAAGTGAAAGCATCAGGTGGCGTAAGAAATTTAGAAGATTTTAATAATATGATTGAAGCGGGTGCTACACGTATCGGCGCTAGCGCAGGAGTTCAAATTATTCAAGGCTTAGAAAGTGACTCTGATTACTAA
- a CDS encoding pyrimidine-nucleoside phosphorylase, giving the protein MRMVDLIEKKRDGQALTQEEIEFFITGYTNGDIPDYQASSLAMAVFFQDMNDEERAALTMAMVNSGDVIDLSDINGIKVDKHSTGGVGDTTTLVLAPLVASVGVPVAKMSGRGLGHTGGTIDKLESVKGFHVEISEEKFVKLVNESKVAVIGQTGNLTPADKKLYGLRDVTGTVNSIPLIASSIMSKKIAAGADAIVLDVKTGNGAFMKTLEDAEALAHAMVSIGNNVGRNTMAIISDMGQPLGNAIGNALEVKEAIETLQGKGPEDLTELVMTLGSQMIVVGGKAKDLEEARTMLQQAIEDESALETFRTFLENQDGDGSVVDDLSQLPQAKYKIELPAQSSGVVTEIIANEVGVASMMLGAGRQTKEDDIDLSVGLVLHKKVGDKVSEGDALLTIHSNRDNIDDVIEKLNQSITVSEQGEAPTLIHKIITE; this is encoded by the coding sequence ATGAGAATGGTAGATTTAATTGAAAAAAAACGTGATGGCCAAGCACTTACTCAAGAAGAAATTGAATTTTTTATCACTGGTTATACTAATGGTGATATTCCAGACTATCAAGCTTCTAGTCTAGCTATGGCGGTATTTTTTCAAGATATGAATGATGAAGAAAGAGCAGCTTTGACTATGGCAATGGTCAATTCAGGAGATGTCATTGATTTATCGGATATAAATGGTATCAAAGTTGATAAACATTCTACAGGTGGCGTTGGCGATACAACAACATTGGTACTTGCACCTTTAGTTGCATCAGTTGGCGTACCAGTCGCTAAAATGAGTGGTAGAGGACTAGGTCATACAGGTGGGACAATTGATAAGTTAGAATCTGTCAAAGGATTCCATGTTGAAATCAGTGAGGAAAAATTTGTTAAACTGGTTAATGAATCTAAAGTTGCTGTAATAGGACAAACAGGCAATTTAACGCCTGCAGATAAAAAATTATACGGTTTACGTGATGTTACAGGCACAGTAAATTCAATACCATTAATAGCATCATCAATAATGAGTAAAAAAATTGCTGCTGGTGCCGATGCTATTGTTTTAGATGTGAAAACAGGTAACGGTGCATTTATGAAAACATTAGAAGATGCTGAAGCATTAGCACACGCTATGGTTAGCATTGGTAATAATGTAGGTAGAAATACAATGGCAATTATTTCTGATATGGGTCAACCATTAGGTAATGCTATAGGTAATGCTTTAGAAGTTAAAGAGGCCATTGAAACGCTACAAGGCAAAGGACCCGAAGATTTAACTGAATTAGTCATGACTTTAGGTTCCCAAATGATTGTAGTAGGCGGGAAAGCTAAAGACCTAGAGGAAGCACGTACAATGCTTCAACAAGCAATTGAAGATGAATCAGCATTAGAGACATTTAGAACGTTTTTAGAAAATCAAGACGGCGATGGTTCAGTTGTAGATGACTTGTCTCAATTACCTCAAGCTAAATATAAAATTGAATTACCAGCGCAATCATCTGGCGTTGTGACTGAAATTATTGCCAATGAAGTGGGTGTAGCTTCAATGATGTTAGGTGCAGGTAGACAAACGAAAGAAGACGATATTGATCTTAGTGTTGGTCTGGTACTACACAAAAAAGTTGGAGATAAAGTTAGTGAAGGTGACGCGTTACTAACAATACACAGTAATCGAGACAACATTGATGATGTGATAGAAAAGTTAAATCAAAGTATTACAGTAAGTGAACAGGGAGAAGCACCAACATTGATTCATAAAATTATTACAGAATAG
- the deoB gene encoding phosphopentomutase, translated as MTTPFKRVHLIVMDSVGIGEGPDAKAFNDEGSHTLKHTLEGFNQTLPNLQKLGLGNIDDLPVIDKETTPQAFYTKMSEASVGKDTMTGHWEIMGLNIMQPFKVYPEGFPDELITEIETMTGRKVVANRPASGTQIIDEWGEHQMKTGDLIVYTSADPVLQIAAHEDIIPLEELYDICEKVRELTKDPKYLIGRIIARPYLGEPGAFQRTSNRHDYALKPFGKTVMNELSDGGYDVIALGKINDIFDGEGVTESVRTKDNMDGMDKLIDTVKHDFNGLSFLNLVDFDALYGHRRDKSGYAQAIKAFDERLPELIDNLREDDLVIITADHGNDPTAEGTDHTREYIPVLMFSPKIDKYHELSTDDTFSSIGATIADNFNVKLPEFGKSYLKEMGVER; from the coding sequence ATGACTACACCTTTTAAAAGAGTACACTTAATCGTAATGGACTCAGTAGGTATTGGTGAAGGTCCTGATGCAAAAGCATTTAATGATGAAGGTAGTCATACATTAAAGCATACATTAGAAGGTTTTAATCAGACGTTACCCAATTTACAAAAATTAGGATTAGGTAATATTGATGATTTACCAGTAATTGACAAAGAAACAACACCTCAAGCGTTTTATACTAAAATGAGTGAGGCATCAGTAGGCAAAGATACAATGACAGGTCATTGGGAAATTATGGGTTTAAATATCATGCAACCATTTAAAGTGTACCCAGAAGGGTTTCCAGATGAACTTATTACTGAAATTGAAACAATGACTGGACGTAAAGTTGTAGCGAATCGCCCTGCTTCTGGTACGCAAATTATCGATGAATGGGGCGAACATCAAATGAAGACAGGCGACTTAATCGTTTATACTTCTGCTGATCCTGTACTTCAAATAGCTGCACATGAAGATATCATACCTTTAGAAGAACTTTATGATATTTGTGAAAAAGTAAGAGAATTAACGAAAGATCCCAAATATTTAATAGGTAGAATTATTGCTAGGCCTTATTTAGGTGAGCCAGGTGCTTTTCAAAGGACATCGAATAGACATGATTATGCATTGAAACCATTTGGTAAAACAGTTATGAATGAGTTGAGCGATGGAGGCTATGATGTTATTGCCTTAGGAAAAATTAATGATATTTTTGATGGTGAAGGGGTAACAGAATCTGTACGTACTAAAGATAATATGGACGGTATGGATAAACTCATAGACACTGTAAAACATGATTTTAATGGTTTGAGCTTTTTAAATTTAGTTGATTTTGATGCTTTGTATGGTCATCGTCGTGATAAATCAGGCTATGCCCAAGCGATTAAAGCATTTGATGAACGGTTACCCGAACTTATAGATAATTTGAGAGAAGATGATTTAGTCATTATTACAGCCGATCACGGAAACGATCCAACGGCTGAGGGCACTGATCATACAAGAGAGTATATTCCAGTACTTATGTTTAGTCCCAAAATCGATAAATACCATGAGCTTTCAACAGATGATACATTTAGTTCAATAGGTGCTACGATTGCGGATAATTTCAATGTGAAATTACCTGAATTTGGGAAAAGTTATTTGAAAGAAATGGGTGTAGAAAGATGA
- a CDS encoding DoxX family protein: MRQLLRIIIGIAFSIIGLLHFKNEESFRNIVPDYLPFRKAAVLITGVFEIVFGIVLISKRPSLCLKRGINAFLLAVLPANIYMAQHNIPLGDKKLPKWALYSRLPLQFVMMRVIHKL, encoded by the coding sequence ATGAGGCAGTTGCTTCGTATCATCATCGGTATAGCTTTTAGTATAATAGGATTATTACATTTTAAAAATGAAGAAAGTTTTAGAAATATTGTTCCAGACTACTTACCATTTAGAAAGGCAGCAGTACTTATAACTGGTGTGTTTGAAATTGTGTTTGGGATAGTATTAATTTCTAAACGACCATCATTGTGTTTAAAAAGAGGAATCAATGCATTTTTATTAGCAGTGTTACCGGCAAACATTTATATGGCCCAACATAACATTCCTTTAGGTGATAAAAAATTACCTAAATGGGCTTTATATAGTCGACTTCCATTACAATTTGTAATGATGAGAGTTATTCATAAATTATAA
- a CDS encoding S-ribosylhomocysteine lyase: protein MPKMNVESFNLDHTIVDAPFVRLAGKMEGANGDVIHKYDIRFKQPNKEHMEMPGLHSLEHLMAENIRNHSDKVVDISPMGCQTGFYVSFINHDDYEDVLNIIEQTIHDVLNASEVPACNEVQCGWAASHSLEGAKEIAQTFLDKRSEWHDVFGENK, encoded by the coding sequence ATGCCAAAAATGAACGTTGAAAGTTTCAATTTAGATCACACAATCGTCGATGCACCTTTTGTTAGATTAGCTGGCAAAATGGAAGGCGCTAATGGAGATGTTATTCATAAATACGATATTCGCTTTAAACAACCGAATAAGGAACACATGGAGATGCCAGGATTACATTCACTAGAACACTTAATGGCTGAAAACATTAGAAATCACTCTGATAAAGTCGTTGATATTAGCCCTATGGGTTGCCAAACAGGTTTCTATGTTTCATTTATTAATCACGATGACTATGAGGATGTTTTAAATATTATTGAACAAACTATTCATGATGTCTTAAATGCATCAGAAGTTCCAGCGTGCAATGAAGTACAATGTGGTTGGGCAGCAAGCCATTCACTTGAAGGCGCTAAAGAAATTGCACAAACCTTTTTAGATAAAAGATCTGAATGGCATGATGTATTTGGTGAAAATAAATAA